A genomic segment from Streptomyces sp. NBC_01233 encodes:
- a CDS encoding MFS transporter, producing MSPHSDSGPGHVQQADTATAPEATADAGRRAPAVRWVLAGLSLSMLLSSLGTSIANVGLPTLAQAFSASFQQVQWIVLAYLLAITTLIVGVGRLGDLVGRRRLLLGGILLFTAASVACGAAPTLWLLIAARAVQGLGAAVMMALTMAFVGEAVPKARTGSAMGLLGTMSAVGTALGPSLGGALIAGPGWRAIFFVNVPLGVLTFVLAHRHLPVDRQRSGAARPRFDRLGTLLLALTLAAYALAVTIGHGRFGPVNLALLLAAALGVALFVRTEARAASPLIRGTVFRDPVLRAGLTTSALVSTVVMATLVVGPFYLSRTLGLDAVLVGLVLSTGPLVAALTGVPAGRIVDRFGAPRTTAAGLTATAAGALALSLTRETSGVLGYVAPLAVVTAGYAVFQTANNTAVMADVRPDQRGVVSGMLNLSRNLGLVTGASVMGAVFALASATTDVTTAGPQAVATGMRVTFAVAAVLVLLALAVALAGRPKEDGPRGGC from the coding sequence ATGAGCCCACACAGTGATTCCGGACCCGGACACGTACAGCAGGCGGACACCGCCACCGCCCCCGAGGCCACGGCCGACGCCGGGCGGCGGGCGCCGGCGGTCCGTTGGGTGCTGGCCGGCCTGTCGCTCTCGATGCTGCTGTCCTCACTCGGCACCAGCATCGCGAACGTCGGCCTGCCGACCCTGGCGCAGGCGTTCTCGGCCTCGTTCCAGCAGGTCCAGTGGATCGTCCTCGCCTACCTGCTCGCCATCACCACCCTCATCGTCGGCGTCGGCCGGCTCGGTGACCTGGTCGGCCGCCGCCGGCTGCTCCTGGGCGGGATCCTGCTCTTCACCGCGGCCTCGGTCGCCTGCGGCGCCGCGCCCACGCTCTGGCTGCTGATCGCCGCGCGGGCGGTGCAGGGGCTCGGCGCGGCCGTCATGATGGCCCTCACGATGGCCTTCGTCGGGGAGGCGGTCCCGAAGGCGCGGACCGGCAGCGCCATGGGGCTGCTCGGCACGATGTCCGCGGTCGGCACCGCTCTGGGCCCTTCGCTGGGCGGCGCCCTGATCGCCGGTCCCGGCTGGCGGGCGATCTTCTTCGTCAACGTGCCGCTGGGCGTCCTGACGTTCGTCCTCGCCCACCGCCACCTGCCCGTCGACCGGCAGAGGAGCGGGGCCGCCCGGCCCCGCTTCGACCGGCTGGGGACCCTCCTGCTCGCGCTCACGCTCGCGGCCTACGCACTGGCCGTGACCATCGGCCACGGCCGGTTCGGCCCGGTCAACCTCGCCCTGCTGCTGGCCGCCGCCCTGGGCGTCGCCCTGTTCGTACGCACCGAGGCGCGAGCGGCGTCACCGCTGATCCGGGGGACGGTGTTCCGTGATCCCGTGCTGCGCGCGGGCCTCACCACGAGCGCGCTCGTCTCGACGGTGGTGATGGCGACGCTGGTGGTCGGGCCGTTCTACCTCTCCCGGACGCTCGGGCTCGACGCGGTCCTCGTCGGGCTGGTGCTGTCGACCGGTCCACTCGTCGCCGCGCTGACCGGGGTGCCGGCCGGCCGCATCGTGGACCGCTTCGGCGCCCCGCGCACGACCGCCGCCGGACTCACCGCGACGGCGGCCGGTGCCCTCGCCCTGTCCTTGACCCGGGAGACCTCAGGCGTGCTCGGCTACGTCGCGCCCCTCGCGGTCGTCACCGCCGGGTACGCGGTGTTCCAGACGGCCAACAACACCGCCGTCATGGCGGACGTCCGGCCCGATCAGCGGGGCGTCGTCTCCGGCATGCTCAACCTCTCGCGCAACCTCGGGCTCGTCACCGGTGCGTCCGTCATGGGCGCCGTGTTCGCGCTCGCGTCGGCGACGACCGACGTCACCACCGCGGGCCCGCAGGCCGTCGCCACCGGCATGCGGGTCACGTTCGCGGTCGCGGCGGTACTGGTCCTCCTCGCACTCGCCGTCGCCCTGGCGGGGCGCCCGAAGGAGGACGGGCCGCGGGGCGGGTGCTGA
- a CDS encoding helix-turn-helix domain-containing protein has protein sequence MENDRTDKPAPHQAVLDEVAPRLRRLRAQRGLTLAALSETTGISKSTLSRLESGQRRPSLELLLPLASAYRVPLDDLVGAPEVGDPRVRLTPRAMPNGGTAVPLTRSMGPLQAFKMLIPDRGAEPDPRTHEGYEWLYVLDGRLRLVLADHDLVLGPGEAAEFDTRLPHWFTSADGRPVEILSLFGRQGERMHVRAKPRA, from the coding sequence ATGGAGAACGACCGCACGGACAAGCCGGCGCCCCACCAGGCGGTCCTCGACGAGGTCGCCCCACGGCTCCGACGGCTGCGCGCCCAGCGAGGCCTCACCCTGGCCGCGCTCTCCGAGACGACCGGCATCTCGAAGAGCACCCTCTCCCGGCTGGAGTCCGGACAGCGCCGCCCCAGCCTGGAGCTGCTGCTTCCGCTCGCCAGTGCGTACCGCGTGCCGCTGGACGACCTGGTGGGCGCCCCCGAGGTGGGTGACCCCCGGGTGAGGCTGACGCCCCGCGCCATGCCGAACGGCGGTACGGCCGTCCCGCTCACCCGGAGCATGGGCCCCCTGCAGGCCTTCAAGATGCTGATCCCCGACCGGGGCGCCGAGCCGGATCCGCGTACGCACGAGGGCTACGAGTGGCTGTACGTGCTCGACGGCCGGCTGCGGCTCGTCCTCGCCGACCACGACCTCGTCCTCGGCCCCGGCGAGGCCGCCGAGTTCGACACCCGGCTGCCCCACTGGTTCACCAGCGCGGACGGGCGGCCCGTGGAGATCCTCAGCCTCTTCGGGCGGCAGGGGGAGCGGATGCACGTCCGCGCCAAGCCCCGCGCCTGA
- a CDS encoding Crp/Fnr family transcriptional regulator, which yields MSTPSPIRIAAVLSTEHRGRLMSQAREVNFPENARIFDEGNRAESFWIVRSGTVTLEVPVAGRRPAAVENLGPGELVGWSWLFPPYVWQLGAEAMTPVRAYEFDAAAVRMMMDADPAFGSAIGHWVGRVLAMRLQQTRIRLLDLYAPRLSATG from the coding sequence GTGAGCACACCTTCCCCCATCCGCATCGCTGCCGTCCTGTCCACGGAGCACCGCGGACGGCTGATGTCCCAGGCCCGTGAGGTCAATTTCCCTGAGAACGCGCGGATCTTCGACGAAGGCAACCGCGCGGAATCCTTCTGGATCGTGCGCTCCGGCACGGTGACCCTGGAGGTTCCCGTGGCCGGCCGCCGGCCCGCGGCCGTGGAGAACCTCGGCCCCGGTGAGCTGGTGGGCTGGTCCTGGCTGTTCCCGCCGTACGTGTGGCAGCTCGGTGCGGAGGCGATGACGCCGGTGCGCGCGTACGAGTTCGACGCCGCGGCCGTGCGGATGATGATGGACGCCGATCCCGCCTTCGGGTCCGCGATCGGGCACTGGGTCGGGCGCGTACTCGCGATGCGCCTGCAGCAGACCCGCATCCGGCTGCTCGATCTGTACGCCCCGCGTCTGAGCGCCACCGGCTAG